From the genome of Streptomyces spinoverrucosus:
GAACGCGGCGGTATGAACGCCTTTCGCGCAGCCAGCCGGGTCATGGCCGCCCTGGCGGCGGTCATCGCATGCGGCGTGAGTTTCTTCGGCGGACTGGCCGTCTACGAACCGCTGCGCCTTTCCGTTTCCCGCACACACAACGGCATTGTTTCCTTGTGGCCCTTGCTGATCTACGGTCCGTGGCTGGTCGCCTCGCTGTCCGTCCTGCGCGCCGCGCTGCACCAACGCCGGGCAGTGCACTCCTGGTGTGTGATTCTCTTCTTTTCGTCCGCGGCGATGCTTTTATGCGTGGCGCAGGCGCCCAGGACGGTCGTCGACACGGTGACGGCGGCCTTGCCGGGCCTGGCGGCGCTGGCGTGCTTTCAGCAGCTGGTACGACAGATCACCCTGACCCGTCCGCCCCGGCGAACGCTGCCCCGGCACCGCTCGCGGCCGCCCTCCCCGGCGACCGACGAGCCGGGCGGTTCCGTGTCCCAGAAGGTCCGCCGGGAGGCCCCGGACGCCGCGTCTTCCTCGTCGTCGCCCGACCGGAACCCCTCGGCGCGGATCATCCCGAGGCAGGGCGCCACCTCCCGGTAGGCGCCCGGGCCGGGTAGGCCCGCGACCGGACTACTTGCCGGTGTCCTCGGCGAGGGTGTGTGCCACGAGCGCGTTGGCGTGTCCGTGGCCCAGGCCGTGCTCGGACTTGAGCCAGGAGACGAGCTCCATGTGCTTGGCCAGG
Proteins encoded in this window:
- a CDS encoding DUF4287 domain-containing protein; translated protein: MTAPVKGPASYFPSIEKKYGRPIAEWKDLIRASPLAKHMELVSWLKSEHGLGHGHANALVAHTLAEDTGK